acCCGTGACACGCAgccgcgccccccgcccgctcCGTGTGTCCCGCTGCCCACGTACCGATCCGTCCCTGGATCCGGTGTACCGATTCCCTCTTGGGGCTCACCCAGCTCCGCGGCCACGGCTCCGGGGCCCGTTGGGGCTGCGAGGAGGCCCTGCACGGAGATAAGAGGCTCAGCCGCCGCAACGGGAACGGGCGGGGCAGGAAAAGCACCGGACACTCACTGGTGGTCGCGGCTGCACCGCGCGGATGTGGCGTGGAGACGGTCCCAGGGCCGGGGGGGGCCCGGCGGGGTCGCGCCGCCGCCTCCTGCCATGGCGGGTCCGGTGCTGCCGCCGTTGCCGGGGAACCGGGGCGGGGCCGAACGatgggggggggcgggggggcaGTTGTCGGGGCGATGCTCGGTGCCGGGTCACGGCGATGGTCCCGGGGAGCGCCGCCCGGTGCCGTTTCCGGTGCCGGTAccgggggcggggcgggggcggtGCAGGTGGCGGCAGGTGCGCgcgcgggccgggccgggccgttGGCGGGGGGCGGGACCGCGGGGCCGGTGCCGGTGCCCGCGCGGGGCCGagcgctgccgccgccgctgcGCCATGGCCGGTGCTGGTACCGGTACCGGGGCCCGGCGGGCGCTGCTGGCGCTGTGCGtggccgccgccgccaccgTAGGACTGTGCCGCGTCGAAGAGCGGCTGCACGTCTGCAAGGAGGTACCGGGGGGGTTACCGGGTGCCGGGGGgtaacgggggggggggggggtgccgGCGCTGTCGGGATGGAGCCGAGCGGCACACGCTGAAGGATGCGGTACGGGGCGCATCGCCGCGCCGTGGGGCCGTGCCCGGGGTGAGCTGCCCCCGCCGGGGGTCCCGGTACGGGGCTGCGCTCTGTCCGCGTGTCCGTCACCCCGAGCCCCGGCGGGACAGCGGTTAACGGTGAGAGCGGCGGGGACCGTGAGAACGGCGCCGGGATGAGGGATCGCTGCCGGGGGGCCCAGGGTTCGCCCGTCCCCTCCTCTCTGCCCACCCCGGCGGTCCCCAGCCCAGCCCGGTGCGCTCGGTCGGTGGCAGCGGGACGCGCGTCCCCTCACCGGGTGCCTTCCCCAGGCTGGCACGGGGCACAGCGCGGCTCTTATCGCACTGGGGCGGCACGGAGCGTCCTGCCCGGGTGAGCCGGGGCttgaagggaggggggggggcgggcgggCACGGCAGCCTCCTGGGCGGGGGGGCACCGAGCTCCATCCCTCCCAACCCGAATGTACCCCcgcctgcagctccctgccgGCTAACCCAGATCCCCGTCATCCTCGGGGGGTTCCCCTGCCCCACTCACTCACcggtgtgtttgtgtgtgtgtccccccctccccccccaatcTCCCCCTGCGGCCGCTTTTCATCTGGGCCATTCAGATTTGTATTTAATTGTTATCCCCCCCCCGTGCTccaattcatttatttctttatttagttCCACGGCCCAGAGCTGGAAACAATGGGCTGCGCTGATGCTGGCGCCGGGGTTGGAGGGGGTGTGGAGTGAAGGGGGGGGGGCTGCCCCCAGCTCCGTTGTCCGCtgcccccatatccccattGCTCACTGGGATGCCCCCCCGAGGTCCGCAGCGCCCCTGGGGTCAATGGAGGCGGCTTTAGGCAACGTGCAGTGGGTGATTCCCATCTGCCGGCGGCTCCTCCAAGTTTGGGAAGGAGGAATCACCGCTTTGCACGCCCTGCTGAGCGTGGAGCAGGTGTGTGACGCTGCGGGCCGGGAACTCGTTCTTTGTTCCACGGGGAGCCCCGAGACCCacccctgcagcactgcacccaATGCAGGGGGCTGAGGGGGTGTCTTCATGTGCCCCCCCACCGCCACCGCATGGAGCTGATGGCAAGCATCAGAGCTTTGTTTTCGAGCAGACCTGCAGCaaccacagctctgtgcttcggggggggggggaggtggagggaggagggggggctGCGGTGCTTCGGTGGCCATGGGGACAGAGCCTTGGGTGCTTCCTGCCCCCGATGTCGCCTCCGCCCGGCCTTGAGCGATCCCCGGAGCGGGGACAGATGGCAGCACGGAGAGCTGCGATCGGCAgcgctgtgctctgcagccccacGCGCCCGCCCTGCGGGTGCCacctgtccccatccctgtcctgGGTGAGTCCCAGCAGGACGGCACATCCGGCACCGTGTTTAATGAGCAGCACCTGCTGCGGGCTCCCCGAGGCCAACCGGGCCGGCTGCCTCCGCTGCTTTGCCCTGGGCACTGCGGTGGCACTCTGTCCTGGAAGGGAGGTGCCGTCCAATGGGGTTGTGCGTGTGGCCCCATAGCTTGCCATGGGTTTTAGAACCCCATGGGGTGGATATCAGAATGGGGGGGTGTCACCCTTCCTAACCCGGCCCCCAGCAGCCTTGTCCCTAGGTGTGTTCCACAGCATGCATATCACCATGTCACCACGatggcagctgagctcaccgGGGGTCCCGGTCCCGTGGGGTCTCATCCCTCCATGCATTCTCTCTTGCAGTCTGAGTACCACTATGAGTACACAGCATGCGACAGCGCGGGCGCACGGTGGAGGGTGGCAGTTCCACACACACCAGGACTCTGCACCGGGCTGCCAGACCCCGTCAAGGGCACCGAGTGCTGTAAGGTTGGGGTGTGGGGGTGGCCGGGGGGGGGCTTTGATGGGGTAAAGGTGGCTCTTCCTGATCCTGAGGCTGTCAAAGACACCGAATGAATGcaatgctcagcagcacagcagcatcccaCATAGGgcagggtggggaggggggtccTGGAGGTGGAGCTGGTGGTGGGAGGGGGCAGCACTGATGCCCCCCCTCTGCATGTGGGCAGCTTTCTCCTGCAAGGCAGGCGAGTTCCTCGACATGAAGGCGCAGGCGTGCAAGCCCTGTGCTGAGGGCACCTACTCACTGGGCACCGGAGTGCGCTTTGACGAGTGGGATGAGCTGCCCCACGGCTTCGCCAACGTCGCCACCAACCTGGAGCTGGACGATGGCTTCAGTGATGTGGTGGAGAACTGCACCACGTGAGTGGCCCTGGGATGTCAACGCGTCCATGCATGGCCAACCACCTGGGGTCCCTCCCTGCCCATCCCTGCGAGTCTTGATGCACCGCGGTCACAAGAAGGGGAtccccccagcccccaccccagcagccccatcccGTGCTGCCCCAGCCCTCAGGGTCCCCTCGGCCCCATCACAAAGGGATCTCCCACCCACAGCcctccccagtgctgcagcatgaGCCGGCGCCTTTGTTTTGCACCGCAGCCCTTTGATCAGCTCCGGTGGCAGCCGTCGAGCCAAGCCGTGCCGGCAGCACGCGTTGCAGCGGCGGTGCAGCTTGCAAATGTAACCTACTTCCAACTGCCTTTAATTATGCAGCTGcgctcccagtgctgcaggagcccACCCTCCTCCTGCCCAGTTTGGTGGCACTGCGCTGGCACAGGGATGCTCCATTGTCACCATGCTGGGACATCCCCTGGGTCCTCCGCAGCACCTGGGCTGGGTTTCTCCTGCCCCTTTTGCATTGCCCCGAATTCATTCCCTCCTCAGCATCCTGCAAGTGTAACAACAGCATCACTTGCCTGTCCCCGAGGTTCATGTGGTGTCCCCATGCCCTGTGCCACCATTGGGACTGTCCCACCTGTCCAACCTGTCCTTTTTGCAGTGTCCCTAAATTCAGACCCTAAAACGCCACAGGGCAGAGCCCATGTCCCCTCCTGTGCCCCTTTTCCATTCTGTACCCCCCCCTCAGGTCGACGTGGGTGCCACTGGGGGACTACATCGCCTCCAACACAGATGAGTGCACGGCCACGCTGATGTACGCCGTCAGCCTGAAGCAGTCGGGCACTGTCTCCTTCGAGTACATCTACCCCGACAGCAGCATCGTCTTTGAGTTCTTTGTAAGCACAGGGTGGGGGTCCCGGGGATGCCAGAGGGGTGACCCTGTGCTGATGCTGTCCACGTCCTCGTAGGTGCAGAACGACCAGTGCCAGCCCACGGTGGAGGAATCACGCTGGATGCGCACAACAGAGAAGGGCTGGGAGTTCCACAGCGTGAGCACGGGGAGGGGATGGCACAGGGTGGGGGGCGCCTTCAGgatcccacagcacagctcccacagAAGGGTTCCCCACCACAGCCCTCCCTCGTCCCCCCCCAGGCCATTTGTCACCCCAGCACAGGGTGACACTCTGAGGGCGCAGAGGGGAGGGTGTTGGCacacagggctggctgctgaCCCCTCGCTGGGACCCCCCTGGGCTGTGCAGGTGGAGCTGAGCCGTGGTAACAACGTGCTCTACTGGAGGACCACAGCGTTCTCTGTCTGGTCCAAGGTCCCCAAGCCTGTGCTGGTGCGGAACATCGGGATCACAGGTAGGTGGGTGGGCGCAGGGTTGGggtccccacagccccccccgCCCCTGAGCACCGTCCCGCTGCCAGGGGTCGCCTACACCTCCGAGTGCTTCCCCTGCAAACCTGGCACCTTCGCTGCTGCTGCCGGCTCCtcctcctgccagctgtgcccCGCCAACAGCTTCTCCAGCAAAGGGGCCACCGCCTGCCAGCCCTGCGAGCCCACCGCCTATGCAGGTGAGAAGAGAAGGGGggacagcccagctctgcaccccGGGATGCTCCGACTGGGGCCGTGGGGACATCCCTGGGTGCCACTGGGGGACCTCACTGCCATCACTGCCTGCAGAGCCCGGCTCAGCATCCTGCAAGGTGCGCCCGCCCTGCACTGATAAGGATTACTTCTACACACACACGGCGTGCGATGCCAACGGGGAGGTACGGACCCCCCCCCCCGAGCCACCTCCATCCCTGCCCACTGCACTGTGCCCGTGTCCGGTCCCGGTGCAGCTCACCCCGTGTCCCTGCGCAGACGCAGCTGATGTTCAAATGGGCAGAGCCGAAGATCTGCAGCGAAGTGCTGCCCCTTGCTGCCCAGCTGCCCCCCTCGGGGCTGAAGACCCGCTGCCCCCCCTGCAACCCCGGCTTCtacaaaagcaacagcagtgcCTGTGAGCCTTGTCCCTACGGCTCCTACTCCAACGGCTCCGGTAAGGAGGACCCCGGGGGGGAGGGGTGCCCTGAGTTCCCGTGGTTGCTTTCCCTGATGTCCCCGCCGTCCCCAGGCTGCGTGCGCTGCCCGGCCGGCACCGAGCCGGTGCTGGGGCTGGAGTACAAGTGGTGGAACGTGCTGCCCCCAAACATGGAGACCACCGTGCTCAGCGGCATCAACTTCGAGTACAAGGGGATGGCAGGTACCGCCACGCCGTCCCCTCCCCGTCCCCGCGGCGCAGGGGATGTCACCGAGCCGTCCCCGTGTCCCCGCAGGCTGGGAGGTGGCCGGGGATTACATCTACACGGCAGCGGGAGCCTCGGACAACGACTTCATGATCCTGACGCTGCTGGTGCCCGGCTTCAGGTGAGCGCCCGCCGCGTCCACGGGGGGGCAGTGCCATCCCCACGGCCGcgtccccacatccccaccgTCCCCACGTCCCCAGCCCCCCGCAGCCGGCGCTGGAGGATGGGGACAGCAAGGAGGTGGCGCGGATCACTTTCGTCTTTGAGACGGTCTGCAGCGTCAGCTGTGAGCTGTACTTCATGGTGGTGAGTGGTGGCGGGGGGGAGGTTGGCAtggctgggctgtggggtgcCCACATCCCCCGTGCTGTCCCTTGCAGGGCATCAACTCACGCACCAACACACCGGTGGAGACGTGGACGGGGCCCCGTGGGAAGCAGTCCTACACTTACGTGGTGGAGAAAAATGCCACCACCAGCTTCACGTGGGCCTTCCAGCGCACGCGATACCGTGAGGCAGTGAGTGGgagcacagggatggggacagcagagtcacccccccccccctcttttccCCCTTCCGCCCCCCACCCAGCACCGGGTGATGCTGACCACGTCTCCAGGGCCGGCGTTACACCAGCGATGTGGCCAAGCTCTACTCCATCAATGTCACCAACGTGCTGGGGGGGGTGGCTTCCTTCTGCCGCCGCTGTGCCAGCACTGGGGGGCCCTGTGCCCCCTGCCCCCCCGGGCACACCCTGGACCACAGCACCGGTGCCTGCCAGCCCTGTCCCCCCGGCACCTTCTTGCGTGGTCACCCACCTGATGGCTCCTCTGCCTGCCAGCCCTGCGGCCCCGGCACCCGCAGCAACCAGGTGAGCATCCCcacacatcccacatcctgaTGGGTGACACCCTCCAGCCCTCCCTGTGGGTGACAGCACCCTGGCTGGGTGGcacaatgggaccccattgggTGACAGCAGCCCACCTACCCCCCTTCCTCCTTGGCAGGTCCGCTCCCTCTGCTACAGTGACTGCACCTTCTCACTGGCCCTGCCCGGCCACACGCTGCACTACGACTTCTCAGCACTGTCTGCCAGCACCACCTTCACCAGCGGGCCCAGCTTCACCTCCAAAGGCCTCAAATACTTCCACCACTTCAACATCAGCCTCTGCGGCAACCACGTGAGTGTGGGGGGGCAGGGGAGCACTGCAGGGGGTGACACCTTGATGCAAGCGCATGCATGCAGTCATGCAAACATGTGGCCGTGCAGTCATGCAAACATGTGGCTGTGCAGTCATGCAAACATGTGGCCGTGCAGTTAAGCAAACACACATGCACGTAGGTGTGCAAACCTGTGGTCAGACATGGTTGCAAATGCACAAGGCATGTGGTTGTGCAAGCACACGTGCATTCGTGCATGCAGCCATGCAGACGTGAGCTGTGCTCACAATCAGTGAACCCACATATAAGCACATGGCTGTGCAAGCACTTGTGTCTGCTTGCACAAGGTGGTACAAGCATGCTTACAAGCACGTGCTTAAGTCCTTAAAGCCCACATGCAGGAGTGCACGCCGTCGTGCAACGCACACACGCGTCCTTGCACAAAGGGCTGGCAATGCACTCTCAGAAGCATCTGCACGCACCACCACGTGCATTGCTGCGCACACCCCGACGCCGTGCCGCCGGCAGGGCAGGAAGGCAGCTTCGTGCACCGACAACGTGACGGACGCGCGGCTCCCCGACGAGGGCGGCTCCGGCCGGCTGGTGACGTCCCACGTGTGTCAGGCCATCGTGGTGCCTTCGGACGTGGTGGGCCACCGCGCCGCCGTGTCCTCGCAGCCCGTCAGCCTGGCCGACCGCCTCCTGGGTGAGCCCCAACCCCCTCCGTGTCCCGGTGCCCGCTCCCGGCACGCCGCGGGTGCTGAGTCCCCCCGTGTCACCTGAGCGCCGCCGCAGGCGTCACCGTGAGCTCCACGCTGGATGGCATCGCCGCCCCCCCCGAGCTGTTCCCCCCCGCCAGCCCCGAGCTGCCCGACCTCGTCTTCTTCTTCAGGTGTGCGGTGTtttgaagggggggggggggaacatgTGGACGGGGAGGGGGCCTTGGGGATGTGCTGGACTCCCTTTGGTCGCCGCAGGTCCAGCGAGGTGACACAGTCCTGCGCCGGGGGCCGGGCCACCACCATCCGCCTGCGCTGCGACCCGCTGCGGCCGGGCACCGGCGGCCTGGCTGTGCCCAGGTGGGTCACACCGTGGGGGTGTGGGGGGCAGCAGCGTGTCTCCAGGTGTCCCCGCGCTCCAGCTGTCCCCGTGCATGAGCCCAGGGAGCGCTCCATCCTCGAGGGCTTTGCTTTTGGGGGCAGCTGCCGCTGTGTCCCTGTGCGCTGTGCCCCGTTGTAATGCCATCCGtggaggggatgggggtgggacAGCCACCCCCATAGCTctgtgtgtcccccccccctcagCAAATGCCCCGAGGGTACCTGTGATGGCTGCACCTTCCACCTCCTGTGGACAACAGCCGAGGGCTGCCCGCGCTGCTCCGCCAGCCACTTCCGTGCCATCGTGGGTGCGTGCCAGGGCGGCGTGCAGGTACGGGGCGTGCAGGGCcgatggggacagcagggacgGGATGGCACCGGCCTgacccttcccccttcccccccccttgGCACGAGCAGAGGACCATGTATGTGTGGCGGGAGCCTCGGCTGTGCCACGGGGGGCAACGCCTGCCCCCCCCCCGGGTCCGGCCGTGCCGCAGCGCCGAGTTCTGGCTGAAGGTGGGCGTCTCGGTGGGGACGTGCGTGGccgtgctgctggctgccctggCTGCTTACTTCTGGAAGAAGAACCAAAAGTGAGTGTGGGGGAACGTCCCCTGcgacccccccaccccatcccgTTGTCCCCGTGTGCAGGTTGTGGTTATGGGGGTGTCTCCAGGTTGGAGTACAAGTACTCGCGGCTGGTGCTGAATGCGGCCGCCAAGGAGAGCGAGCTGCCGGCACCCGACAGCTGTGCCATCATGGAGGGGGAGGACGGGGAGGATGAGCTCATCTTCACCAGCAAGAAGTCCCTGCTGGGCAAAATCCGCTGCCTGACCACCAAGGTGGGAGTGGGAACGGGAGCAGGGGGGTcctgtggggatggaggtgtTCCACAGGGCTGTCccagtgggggggggggttgtttcCATGGATGGGAGTGTCTTGTGGGGTTGATCCAAGGGATGGGGGTGAACCAGGGGATTGCCCAAGGGATGGAGAAGTGTCGTGTGGATGGAGGAGTTCCATTGGGTTGATGAAGGGTCCCAAGGGTTGGGGTGTCCCATGAGATCAGGGATGAAAGTTTCCCATGGGATGTGGGTTGGGAGAGAAGGCGATGGGGATGTTGCAAGGGATGGAGGTGTCCCACGGGGCTGAGCATCCTAAGGGATGAGAGCCACTCCTGGGTCTACAGGTGTCCCATGTGTTGCAGGGTCCCAAGGGGTTGATTTGTCCTATGGAGGGGATATGCAGTGTCTAATGGGGATGGATACCCCGTGAAGGAGGTGTCCCACAGGGAGGGGTGTCCCATCTCTCAGTGTCCCCCCTCCCCGCAGCGCACCCCAGACGGCTTTGACTCCGTCCCCCTGAAGCCATCGTCCGGTGGCACTGACCTGGAGCTGTGAGGGGGCCGtttaaccccccccccaacccccacccGGTGGCCTTACGGACCCACAGAGCCCCGGGGCATTTTGTCTCCCCCCACACCTGGGAAAAGCCACAAATGCCAAATACAGACGTGGGGTTCAGGAGCTCCCCCAGGTACGGGGACATGGGGGGCAGCCCTGTGTGTCATGGTGGGAGCACGTGTGTGGGGCCCAGCAGAGGGCACCTGGTGGCTGTATCACACCGTGTCCATGTCACCCTATTCTAAGCCAGTGGTGCCACAACCCCATGCCAGCCCCATTCCCCCCCAGTCTGCCTTTCCCCCTGCCACGATGCACCCATTGGGGTGATGCTGCCCCACGGCGGTGCCTCATGTCCTCCACCCCATGGctccaccccccctccccctttttaCAGTGATCTCAGCATTTTCTAGGCAGCACCGGGCAGCCCCCCCATGCCCCGGCTGTGCAATAAAGGTGATGTTTCTGAGCCTGGTGTGGTTCTGTGCTGGGGGGTACGTGTGGCATCCAGCAGTGGGcagggggtcctatggggtcgCCATAGGGGACTGTGAGAACACTTATGGAGCAACATACGGTGCTGTGAAGTAGCTGTGGAGATGCCATAGGATGTTCTCGGGTTGCCATATGGTGCCAAGGAGCACCTTAGGCTATGGGGATGCCATACGGGATGGTGAGAATGCTATGGGGTGATGTCGTGGTTCTATGGGAGGCCATGGTGATGTCATAGGAAACCATGGGGACTGTGAAGATGCCATGGGGTACCAGGGGGATACCATGGAGCACTGTGAGGATGCTATGGGGTGTTGCAGGATGTCCTTGGGTTGCCATGTGGCACTATGGGGTGTCATAGGGGCACCCTTGGGTGCTATTGTATACCATGAGGATGTCACAGGGGCCCAGGAGAATGCCATGAAGTACATTGGGGTGCCACATTGTTCCGTGGCCGTGGGTGCTGTGGGTTACATGAGGTACCATATGGTGCTACGGGATGCTGGTGGGGACcatggggggagggggcaggcGGGGGCTCAcagaggcagtgctgcagtaCCTCCTCCTCtccgccagggggcgctgccggCGCGGTGTTGGCGCTCTACCCGCACAGCGCCTCCTTTCGGCTCTTCCGCTTAGGCCCCGCCCTGCGGCGCGGCGCAGGCGCAGTGCGGAACGGACGCGGGCACGGGGGGAGCCGCCGCTGTCACCGAGCTTCGGGAAGCGCCGCCGCCATCATGGTGTTGGACCTGGATCTGTTCCGTGCCGATAAAGGCGGAGACCCCGCGGCCGTGCGGGAGATGCAGCGGAAACGCTTCAAAGACCCGGCGCTGGTGGACGCGCTGGTGCGGGCGGACGGCGCCTGGCGGAGGTGTACGTGGGGCGGAGCGGGCCTCAATGGGGTCCCTCAATGGGGGTCCCTCAATAGGGGTCCTTCAATGGGGTCCCTCAATGGGGTCCCTCAATGGGGTCCTTCAATGGGGTCCCTCAATGGGGTCCTTCAGTGGGGTCCATCAATAGGGGTCCTTCAATGGGGTCCCTCAATGGGGTCCCTCAATGGGGGTCCCTCAATGGGGTCCCTCAATGGGGGTCCCTCAATGGGGGTCCCTCAATGGGGTCCCTCAATGGGGTCCTTCATTGGGGTCCATCACAGCCCCGACCCCCCCCTGGGGCTGCCCGCCCCCTGCAGCACGGAGCCGTTCTCCTACCGGGGTTGGGGGGGGCCTGAAGCCGAGGGGGGGGCGGGGAGCAGCACCGGGGGTTCGGAAGGGCCGAACCGGGCCCAGCGCAGCCACACGGTGCTGGTTCGGTCCCGTCGTGCCCCGCCGATCCCCGCAGTGCCGGCTGCCCGCGGCTGATGCAATCCGAGGCGGCTCCATTGCCCGGCGCCGGGTGATGCCGTGTCCTCTGTGCCCCTATGTAAGGAGCCGGGGACGGCAGCCCCGTTGTCACCtatggggagctgtgtgggaaCCTCGTACCAGCTCCTGGGGCAGCTCCTGGCCTTGCAATGCTTTGCAGAGCAAAACTGCTCCAATCTGACCCCACAGCCCACCCAGACCCCCAACAGGACGGACTTTGTGCTCCGAGTGGTGCCGGTGGATTTAAAGGAGACcccccagctgtgctgttgtTCCCAATGGCATTAAGGGAAGCTCCTCGCTGCGGCCCCATTTATGTGCCCCACTGACGGCTCCCTCCCCTCTCTCTGCAGGCAGGTTTCGTGCCGATAACTTGAACAAGCTGAAGAACCTGTGCAGCAAAACCATCGGGGATAAGATGAAGGTGggggcctgggcagcctctCCTTGACGTTGTTAAAGGATGTTTTTACCTTCTCGGTTGGGTCTTTAAACCCCGCTGGGGTTTCTCTTCCCTTGTGCTGCAGAAGAAGGAGCCGGTAGGGAGCGATGAGTCTGTGCCGGAGAGCGCGCAGAACCTGGATGAGCTGACAGCCGACGTCCTGGGGGTGAGTCCAGCCCACCTCCCCCCCGTGGGCTGTATGGATCCCCAGCAcgcagcctgcagccccatagCGGGGCATCCCCCATTGCTCCCAGCCCTAAGCCAGCTTTTTCCCATTCATCTGAAGGCCAACAGCGCTGTGCAGTCACTGGGGGATCTGGGCAGCCTCAGTAGCTGCTGTTCCCTTGAGGCCCTCCCTCACTGCCTGGCTTGCCTTCCCCCTTCATTAACCACGTTGTTTAATGAGCGAGTCGCTGGTCGGCTTTTGCTGCCATGGGAGCTGACTGCTCCCCGTTGTGGCTGCCAGGCGCTGTGTGAGGCGCTGTGTGACGCCGTGCCTCACTCAGAGCCGGACTGATGGCCGGGCTTTGTCCTGTCTGGCTGTTGTTTGATGTGCTCGGCCCGCAGTGTGTCAGGGCAGGGTGATTAACTGCACTCAGCcccctctcttctgctgctttcctccccGTGCAGGGGCTGCAGGTGTCCCAGATCAAGAAGGTCCGTCTCCTCATCGACGAAGCCATCCTCAAGTGTGATGCGGAGCGAGTCAGGCTGGAGGCAGAACGCTTTGAGAGCCTCCGGGAGATCGGGAACCTCCTGCACCCCTCAGTGCCCATCAGCAATGATGAGGTAGGGATGGAGATGAGGTAGGGATGGAGATGAGGTTGGGATGGAGACGAGGTAGGGATGgagtgcagcaccctgcacgggttggggggctgtgggggggctgtggggctgccccgGGCTGGCTGAGCTGGTTCATCAACGCTGCTGAGAGGTggtgcccccccccctccccaccagaTCTGCAGGAGGTGAATGAAATCTGCATGACAAGACAGCGTTTCCTGCTGGGAGCACACAAAGAGCAGCTCAGACAGCTCATTGTTCAGGCAATACATGGGAAATTCGCATTGAGCCGGGGGTTGGGATCTCCCTCCGCTGCCCCCATTCATCCAGCAGGAATATTTGGCTGGAGGAACACAATCGGACCAGGCCAGCTGCCAAGTGGCCGCACAATGAGTGACCAGCAGGGATCAGCACTGGGGTTCCAGGCTCTGCCTTTGGTCACTGCCGGGTGGCAAAGCCTGGGCCTGGATGGGGCCccctgtgtggggctgggggagaggggaagggagggtCTGGGGGCTCTGTTCCTAAACTACCCATTGGGGAACACACTGATACCACCACAGCCCCGGGGAGGAGAAGATGTGAAgctctcccccccctcctctgCACGCAGGATGCAGACAACAAAGTGGAACGGATCTGGGGggactgcagctgcaggaagaaataTTCCCACGTGGACCTGGTGGTGATGGTGGACGGTTACGAGGGAGAGAAGGGGGCCGTTGTTGCAGGAAGCCGGGGCTACTTCCTGAAGGTGAGAGCCCACCCTGCACCCACCTCTCCATGGGGACATCGCAGCAGGGTGAGCGTGACCGGTGATGGCTTCCCCCATCCCGCAGGGTCCCTTGGTGTTCCTGGAGCAGGCTTTGATCCAGTACGCCCTGCAGAGCCTCCGTGCCAAGGGCTACACTCCTGTCTACACGCCTTTCTTCATGCGCAAGGAGGTGATGCAGGAGGTGGCCCAGCTCAGCCAGTTTGACGAGGAGCTCTATAAGGTGAGCATGATGCCCGCTGGCTCTCGGCGTCTCGCCGCCTGGCACCCACGGCCCCTCGGGGACCAGCTGTCCTGCCCAGCCCATGCTGTGTGCCtccccctgctgcagggcagccgGCTGCCACCCACTTATCCcagcaaggcagcagctccGGGTCTGCTTTGCTCTAAGGAAGGCTTGCTGGTCCCCAACCAACGCAGCCGGTTGTCACGGCGATGTGGTGACGGGGAGGCAGCACGTCCCCAGCTTTGCCATCGGGAGCTGGCAGGAGGCCATCAAGGCCCTGTAAGGAGGccagaaaacagcagctgctccccttcttgtgACCCACTTTGCGGCCGTCCTGTTCTCCTCTCAGCACCACCCCTGGAAAACATTGCTGCCAGGGGATGGGGGTCCCTGTGCCAGGGGACTGGGGGGTCCCTGCTGGCACCACGCAGCATCTGCCAGAGCTTCTGTCCCCAGCAGTGCAA
The genomic region above belongs to Excalfactoria chinensis isolate bCotChi1 chromosome 23, bCotChi1.hap2, whole genome shotgun sequence and contains:
- the CFAP276 gene encoding cilia- and flagella-associated protein 276, which translates into the protein MAGGGGATPPGPPRPWDRLHATSARCSRDHQASSQPQRAPEPWPRSWVSPKRESVHRIQGRIECPHSAATNGGYSRKENGGYF